The Natrinema saccharevitans genome includes the window CCGACTACTACACCAAACTCCACGAGTCCACGGTCGAATCCACCCGCGAAGCCGTCAGAGAGCGAGAAACGGCAGATGATCAACAGCTAAAACATAGTATTCGAGCCATGGACGACTGCGAGCGGACGGCCAACGAACTCGCCGAGCGGCTGGCCGAGTGGGCCGGGACCGTCGACCCCGACGCCGGGACCGGCGTCGAGTACGCGCGGGAGTTGGCCAGCGGCGAGGCCGGCGACGACCTCGAGGAACCGGCCGTACGCTCGCTCGCCGAACGCGTGGCAGGGCTCGCCGACGAGGCCGACGACCTCCGCGAGTTCGTCCAGCGGCGGACGCCCGCGGTCGCGCCGAACCTCTCGGCGCTGGCCGACCCCGTGCTGGCGGCGCGGCTGATCTCGCTGGCCGGCGGCCTCGAGGAACTCGCGAAAAAGCCCAGCGGGACGGTTCAGGTGTTGGGCGCGGAGGACGCCCTCTTTGCCCACCTGCGTGGTCACGCGCCCTCGCCCAAACACGGGATCATCTACACCCACGACGCGGTTCGGGGGACCAACCCCGGCGAGCGCGGCTCCGCGGCGCGTGCGGTGGCCGGGAAACTCGCCATCGCCGCCCGCGTCGATCACTACTCCGGCGAACTGAAACCGGAACTCGAGGCGGAACTCGCAGAGCGGATCGAGACGATTCAAGCCCGGAACGCGGACAGTGACGTCGGGGACGACGCGGCGACCGACGGAGGTGCCGACGATGAGTGAGGACCTCCCGACGGGGGTCCAGCGCCGCACCTTCGACGGGGCCGAGCGCCTCGCGACCCGCGGGGAACCGGTCTACGGCGAGCCCACCGACGTTCAGCAGACGGAGTCTGCTGCAGCCCATCAGAACTCGGAGAGTTCTGAGGACGGCGAGTGGCGCGCGTGGAACCCCAACCGCTCGAAGCTCGGCGCGATGCTCGAGCTGGGCATGGACACCGGCCTCGCGGGCGGCGAGACGGTCCTCTATCTGGGGGCCGCCAGCGGGACGACGGTGAGCCACGTGGCCGACTTCGCCGGCCCGACCTACGCCGTCGAGTTCGCCGCGCGGCCCGCCCGGGACCTGCTCGAGGCTGCAGAGTCGCGCGAGCGGCTCTTCCTGCTGCTGAAAGACGCGCGAAAGCCCGAGACCTACGCCCACGTCGTGGAGTCCGACGTCGACGTCATCGTCCAGGACGTGGCGACGAGGGGGCAAGCGCGGGTGGCCCTCGAGAACCGGCAGTTCCTGGCCGAGGACGGGCGATTACTGTTGGCCGTGAAGGCACGGAGCGAGGACGTGACTCGAGAGCCCGAGGCGGTGTTCGAGGACGTTCGAACGGAGTTGGAGGAGGGGTACGAGATCGTGGAGGCGGAACGACTCGAGCGCTATCATACGGATCACCTCGGGGTCGTTGCGCGGCCGCTGTGAGGGTGCCCCACTGCGATTTGAGTCTGGTATCGCCACGCTGGTCGGCCGTGTGACAGTAGTTATTAAATCTATCGAGCTGTAGTCGCCATTGAAACGATTCACGTATCGATATCGACGCCGTTTCCGATCCGATGTGCGACGGTTTTCACCGACGACGGAACGCGAGTCACGTGACTGCCGCGCGCTTCGGTCGGCCTCGAGTGGGTCCCCCTCGAGACCGAGGCTCGTACCTCGAACGGCAGATGATATAACGAACTACAGTCTTTCTTTCCCCGCTCGAGGGACGAACGTATCCGGGACACTCATGTCCGTTCGTGTGGCGTGGTAACGCAGCCGTTCGTGGGAGCGGTTCCAACCAGTCACGGAGTTACTAAGTCCCACCCGGGCCACCCCGGCCCTGTTGTCGTCGCTCTCTCCCGACGAGTCGGATCCGTAGAGCCACGGCCCGCTGACGGCGTGCTAACTACTATAAGGTCGGTCGTGGTACGCGACCGTGGTATGTCAGAACATCCTACTATCGGCGACACGCTCGAGGGGACGGTCGACCGCCACCCGGACCAGGACGCGATCGTCTATCCGCGCAAGGACCAGCGCTGGACCTTCGCCGAGTTCGACGAGCGGGTGAATCGGCTGGCCAACGCCTTGCTCGAGGCTGGCATCGAGCAGGGTGATCGGGTCGCGACGGTACTGTACAACGGCTCCGAGATGGCCCTGACCGTTTACGCCTGCGCGAAGATCGGCGCGGTCTTCACCCCGCTGAACTTCCGGCTGCCGGCGGGGGAGATCGAGTACATCGTCACCGACGCCGAGGCGGAACTGGTGCTGTTCGAGGCCGACACCCGGGAGGCCGTCGAGGGCGCAAAGCCCGACCTCGAGACCGTCTCGGAGTACGTGTTCATCGACGACGACCGCGAAGCGGCTCCCGACTACGCCCGCGGGTTCTACGACCTGCTCGAGTCGGGTTCGGCCGAGCGGCCCGACGTTCGCGTCGCCGAGGACGACGTGTACGCGTTCATCTACACCTCCGGCACCACGGGCCGGCCGAAGGGCGTCGTCCACGAACACCGCGACATGGTCGAGCACAACCTCCTGTGTATCGCGGAGGGAAAGATGACTCGCGACGACGTCGGGCTGTCGGTGATGCCGCTGTATCACTGCGCCGAACTCCACTGCAACCTCTTCCCGCGGGTCCACCGCGGCGCGACCAGCGTCATCCACCACGAGTTCGATCCGGAGGCGGCCCTCGAGGCGGTCGCGGAACACGGCGTCACGCTCCTCTTTGCGGCCCCGACGGCCTGGAACGCGCTGTCGATAACCGCCGCCGAAGCGGACGTCGACGTCTCCTCGCTCCGGCTCGGCCTCTACGGCGCGGCCCCGATGCCCGAGCAGGTCCTCGAGAACTGCCGAGAACACCTCTGTGAGGACTACCTCCAGGCCTACGGGATGACCGAGATCGGCCCCGCCGGCGTCTTCCAGCCCCCGGAGGACCAGCTCTCGAAACAGGGCTCGGCCGGCCTCCCGGCGCTCAACCACCGGCTGCGCATCGTCGAGCCCGACGCGGAGCCGGACGCCGAAGTCGAGCCGAGCGAGATCGGCGAGATCCTGATCGCCAGTCCCTGTACGATGCGCGAGTACTGGAACCGGCCGGAGGCGACCGCGGAGTCGCTGCGCGAAGCCGACGGGACGACCTGGTACTACACCGGCGATCTGGGCTATCGCGACGACGACGGCTACCTCTACGTCGTCGACCGCAAGGACGACATGATCGTCTCCGGCGGCGAGAACGTCTACCCCGCCGAGGTCGAGGACGCGCTGTTCGCCCACGACGCCGTCGCGGAGGCGGCCGTCGTCGGCGAACCCGACGACGAGTGGGGTGAGCGAGTCGCTGCCTACGTCGTCGCCGACGGCGTCGAGGCGTCCGACCTCGACGCGTTCGTTCGCGAGAGCGACCAGCTGGCCGACTTCAAGCGCCCCCGGACCTACTACTTCGTCGACGAACTCCCCAAGAACCCCAGCGGGAAGGTCCAGAAGTTCAAACTCCGCGAGGACGAGACCGCCGACGAGCCCGAACCCGAGACCGTCACGTCCTGATCGCACGAGCGCGCGGCTGACCCACGTTCCGGCCGAACGCTCCGACTCCAAACCGTATTTACTGTCGGCGTCGAAAAGGCGATACGATGGAACGCGGGTCCCGAGAGTCGTTTACGCGCATGGGTACGGTGGGGATCGAGGAGGAGTGTTTCGTCGTCGACGAGGACGGTCGCCCCACCAGCGGGACCGACGACCTCGTCTACGAACACGACCCGCCCGAGATCCTCGAGGGCCGACTCGATCACGAACTGTTCAAGTTCGTCATCGAGACCCAGACGCCGCTGATCGAGGACCCCGACGACGCCCGCGACGCGCTGCTTGCGATCCGACAGGCGTTAGTCGACCACGCCGAGGCCCACGGCTACCGGATCGCCGCCGCCGGCCTCCACCCGCTCGCGAAGTGGCAGGAACTCGAACACGCCGAGAAGCCACGCTATCGGGCACAGCTCGACCGGATCCAGTACCCACAGCACCGGAACACGACCGCGGGGGTCCACGTCCACGTCGGCGTCGACGACGCCGACAAGGCGGTCTGGATCGCCAACGAACTGCGGTGGTACGTGCCGATCATGCTGGCGCTGTCCGCGAACTCGCCGTACTGGAACGGGTTCGACACCGGGCTCCAGTCGGCCCGCGCGAAGATCTTCGAGGCGCTGCCCAACACCGGCATGCCGACCCACTTCGAGGACTTCGAGGCCTTCGACCGGTTCGAGCGCCGGATGCTCGAGACCGACTCGATCAACGATCGGGGCGAACTCTGGTACGACGTGCGGCCCCACACCGCCCACGGAACCGTCGAGTTGCGCACGCCCGATAGCCAGGCCGATCCCGGCGTCGTGCTGGCGTTCGTCGAGTACGCCCACGCGCTCGTCGAGGCTTTGGCCGAGGCCTACGAGGACGGCGCGACCGGCCACGACCACCGACGGGAACTGCTCGACGAGAACAAGTGGCGCGCGATCCGGTACGGACAGGACGCATCCTTCATCGACCGCGACCTCGAGGGGACCGTCGACCTCGGCGAAGTCGTCGACCGCGAGTGCGAGCGACTCGGCATCGACGGGATCAAGCGGGTCTACGAGCGCGAGAGCGGCGCGGACCGCCAGCGCCGACTGCTCGAGGACGAGGGACCCGACGCGCTGTGTGACTCGCTGTTTCTGCAGACCGAGTAACGTCCTCACAAAGGTTTAACTCCGCGGGAAGCCTCGTCCTGTACGAGAAAACACATGAGTTTCGACGACACTGACGAGGGTCCGGTCGACGGCGATGGAGACGAACCGCTCGAGGACCGCGACGTCGTCGAGCCGGGGACCGAGCGCCGCAGTCCGACGGTCGAGGAACTCGACCAGCGGTTGATCGACCTGCTCTCGTGGATCCTCGATACGGAGACCCGCGCGAAGATCTACGTGTTTCTGCTGGCCAACCAGGGGAGTACGTCTGAGGAGGTCGCGAAAGGGACCGGCCTCTATCCAAGCACCGTCCGCGAGGCGCTGGCGGAACTCCACGAGGAAGAGCGAGTCACGCGGGAGAAACGGGAGAACGAGGGGGCCGGCAACAACCCCTACGAGTACACCGCGATCCAGCCCAGCGAACTCGTCGGCGGCGTCGTCGATCAGGTTCAGGCGGAACTGAACACGATCTTCGCGCTCGATCGCATCGTCGACCGCGAGACGCCGCCCGATCTCGAGGCGGAAGCCGAACCGGTGACGATCACGATCGACGATACGGCACCGATTCTCGAGTCCGACGAGTCGGACGAGACCGATACCGACGTCATCGAGTTCGAAGACGAGACGGACACGGACACCGTCGGGACGGACGCCGACGGCCCGGCGGACGGCGACGAGTAGCCGGAGCGCGACCTACGCCTCGCGGACGAGCGGGACCGGCCGCTCGAGTTCGAGGTCACGATCGACCGCCGCGGCGGTCACGGTCGGCCAGCGGTCGGTCGCCGTCAGGAGTTCGATCCCGTCGTCGGTGACGAGCGCGGTGTCCTCGCTTTTCGCGCCCCGTACCGTCGGGTTCCACGCGTAGGCCATCGGCGCTTCGACGGGCGCGTCGTGACCCGGCGTGGCGATCCACTCCCGACCGGCGAAGCCGGCGGCCCCGCCCTGGTGGTGGTGTCGCCACTCGCCCTCGTAGCCGACCGCGTCGTAGGCGTCCTGTATGGCACCGAACACGTCTCCTGCAGTGTCGCCGGTGCCCCCGTCGCTGCCGTCCACATCGCCACCGACGGCCGCCACCCGCGTCGCCGCCAGCGCCGTCGTTTCGACGCGAGCCGCCGCTCTGTGTCGCTCCTCGAGCCAGGCCGGCGGGTCGAACGCCACGGTTCGGGTACAGCTCGCGTGGAGCCCGCCCCGTTCGGCGGTCACGGAGACGAGGACGTAGTCGCCGAGTTCGGCCTCGGTCGGAGTGTAGTGGCGGTAGCGCTGGACGCGCTCGGCACCGCCGACGAGGACCACCGGCGTCTCGATGTTCCGGGCCGACAGCGCGACTCGCAGGGCCGAGGCGACCTCGTGTTCCGTATCGCCGCGCTGTAGCTCCCGACAGACCGATTCGACGGCGGTCGCCGTCTCCTCGCCGAGGTCGCGGTAGCGCTCCCGGTCGCGCTCGGTCAGGGGCTGGCGCAGCGCGGTCGGGTCGACGCGCTCGAGCCCGGGGACCTCGATATCGGCGGCGGCCCGTTCGTCCGGTCCGACGCGGTCGGCGATCGCCGCGGCCAGCGACGACGCGTGCCAGGGAAACTCGACGACCGACACCGCGTCGGCCTCGAGGTCGGGGAGTTCCTCGGCGGCGATGCGATCGGCCTCGATGTTGTTCGCCACGAGCGTGATCTCGGCCCCGTCGTAGCCTACCGCGGCGACGCCGGTGTCTCCCTCGCGGTCGACGACGTTGTTCCCGCCGGTGAGCCACGCGAACGCGTTCGGTCGAGCGAACCAGACCGAGTCGAGTCCGTTCGACTCGAGGTGGGCCTCGAGTCGGTCGCGTTTGTCCATGTCGGGTGCTTGCGAGGCCGCGTCTTGAATGCGGCGAACGCCGACCCGCCGGTTCCCGTAAGACGTCACTGCGCGGACAGTATCGGGGACGGAACCGACGTGTCGGGGGTCGATCGGGCCGTCGCGACGACCGTCTCGGCCACGATTCTCAGCGGGTTGGACGACTCGGTCAACATAAATAGGGGCCGTCCTAACCTCGGCTAGAGACCGTGTCGTACGATAATCACACGCCCGACTCGAGGTTTCGATCGTTGATCGATCGGTTCGGCTTCCCGCACCTGCTGACGGCGACGCTCGCGCTGGTCGCGACGACGATCCTGCTGGGGATCGCCGCGAAGGCGACGGGCTCGGGGCTGGCCTGCGAGGCCAACTGGCCGCAGTGTGACGCCGGACCGTTTAACCTGTTCCCGGCGAATCTCCCGAGTTTCTACGAGTGGTTTCACCGCTTCGTCGCGATGTTCGCCGGCTTCGCCATCATCGGCTCCGCGATCGCCGCCTGGCGACTGCCCGATATCGACCGAAAAATCGCTGGACTGGTCGTCCTCGGGATGGTCCTGACCCCCGTGCAGGTCGCGCTCGGCCGCGAGACCGTCACGACCTACACGATGAACATCCTCTCCCTGCACTTCTGGACGGCCGTCCTGATCTTCACGCTGTTTCTGGTCGCGACCGTCCTCGTGTGGGCCCACCGACTGACCGGCCGCCACGTCACCGCCGCGCTCGTGCTGGGGCTCGTCGCCTTACCCGCACACGTCGTGCTTAGCCCCGTCGTCGGCTCGGGGATCTCGAGTTATTCGCCGACGATGCAGATGGCTCAGTACGGCGTGACCCTGACGCTGCTCGGAGCGGCGATCGTCGCCGCGATGGTCGGTCGTCGCCGACTGAGCGGTCGAACCGTCGTTCCGCTACTGGCAGCACCGCCGATCGTCGTCGCCGTCCTCTTCTTCGGTCGGCAGGCGGTCAACCCCGCGCTCGAGGTGCCGTATCTCGTCGCGGTGGCCGTCTCGCTCGTTACCTTCCTCGCCGGACTGGCGTTCGCCCGCGGCGCGGACTCGGCCGGCGGTGACGCCGACGCGCTCTCACCCTGACCGGGCACTACCCGCCACGGGCGGCTCGCGGTACTGTGTTATCCGTCCGATCAGCCGAGAACCATCACGGTCGCGACTCCGGCGAGGATCGAACCGACGCCCAGACCCAACAGTCCGTAGTTCGCCAGCGGGTTCGCCGCGGTCGTCACCTCGAGGGAGTAGCGCCGCCGAGAGAGGGGCCAGAACGGGCGGACGCCCATCGGCGTCAGCGCGTCGACGAACAGGTGTGAGCCGACCGAGACGAGGCCGACGAGGAAGGCGAAGGTCACGAAGCCGGCGTCGGCGAAGGCCGAGGACGCGTCGACGAGGGCGGCCGTCATCGTCGCGAGGCCGACGCCGACTAACAGTGCGAACGGGATCGTGTGGGTCGGCCCGCGGTGGTCGACCAGTGGGAGTCGGTGATCGTAGTCCGGCAGCGTCGAGAGCGAAACGCAGACGAGGCCGCCGACGATCGCGACTTCGCCGTAGCCACCCAGGGCGACGATGGTGCCAAGCGGTGCGTACGCCGTGAGCGCACCGCCGTAGTGGCCCACCTGATACATATACGACATGATCGGCCAGCGGAGCATAAAGCCACCGCCATCCGGTCGCGAGCGACAGCCGGCGCGAGACGACCCCGTTCGCCGCGACCGACGCGGTTTTCGTCGTGACCCCCCTTCGAACGGCTGTGCGAAACGTTACGGACAGGACGAGCAACCCGTTCGGACTGCGAGCGCCGTTCGATCGCTCCGACCCCGGTGACCGGCCCGCCGTCTTCGGCTACGGCGACGCCAACGCCGACTTCCACGTGATCGGCGACTACCCCGGCGTCCACGGCGGCGAAACGACCGGCGTCCCGTTCACCGAAACCGAGGCCGGACTCGCCGTGCAGGACGTCGTTCGTGCGGTCGGCTTCGCGAGCGGCCCGCGGGACGAACCAGTACTCGAGAACTGCTTCTGGAGCTACGTCCATCCCTGTAGCCTGCCCGCGGGCGAGACGCCGACCGACGACGACTACGACGACCTCGAGCGCTTTTTCGACGCCGAACTCCGCGCGATCAACGCGCATATACTCCTGCCGGTCGGGGCGCGCCCGACCGACCGGGTTCTCCGTGAGTACACGACCCAGCGCCGTCGGTACGACGACCCCCTCGAGATGGCCGCGCTCCACGCCTCCGAGATCCGCGGGCGAGGGTTTCTCGTCGTCCCGATCAGGGACCCGCGCGAGTGGGGCGACGGCGACCGCGAGGCGATCGTCGCACGGCTCGAGGCGCTGCTCGAGAGCGATTACCGGCAGACGAAAGGGGTCGCGACGACGGTCGGCTAGCGGCGCGCTCGAAACGACTCACACACCGATCGCACCGCCGTCCTGCGACCGGGTGGACGTTGATTGTCAGGAGCTATCGTCGGTCTTCGGGGCGAAAACGAGCAGTGCCGTACTCGCCTCGCGCGCGTACGGCGAGATGTCATGATCGCCGTCGAACCGGGCCACGTCGCCCGGCTCGAGGTCGTAGACCTCGTCTCCGAGGGTGAGTTCGACAGCACCCTCGAGGAGGTAGAGGACGACGTTCGACTCCGAGTGGCGGTGTTCGGGAACGCGTTGGTCCTCGGTCAACTCGAGACGGACGGTTCGCGGGGTCTGGTCGTCGAATACCTCCGCGTGCGGCGCGTCGTCGAGGCGCTCGAGCGACGTGACTTCGGGCATACACGAATCGAAACGGGTCGTGGACTTATACCTCCGGACGAATCGGTTCGACCCGACCGACGCGGCCGGCGGCGAATCCGGTACTGAGTTGTATTCTCACCATATTCAGGAATTTTACTCGGATGAAGTCTCCGTTATCCGCGAAAAGTTAAACTGTGTACGTGGCGGATGACTTTCGTATGGAGGTAATCAATCCGGCCACCGGCGAGCGAGAGCGGACGATCGAGGCGCAGACCGAGTCCGACGTCGACGACGCCCTCGAGCGGGCGACGGCGGCCTACGAGGCGTGGCGCGACCGGCCGATCCGCGAGCGCGAGGAACTGCTCGCGGCGGCGGGGGACGTGCTTCGGGAGAACAAACGCGAGTACGCCGAGACGATGACCCGCGAGATGGGCAAGCCGATCTCGCAGGGGATCGCCGAGGTCGAGAAGTGCGCCTGGGTCTGTGATCACTACGCCGAACACGGTAGCGCCTACCTCTCGGCGGACGGCCACCCGAGCCCGGCGGGCTCGTCGGTCGAGACGGTCTACGATCCGCTCGGCCCGGTCCTGGCGGTGATGCCGTGGAACTTCCCGTTCTGGCAGGTGTTCCGCTTTGCGGCCCCGCATCTCACCGCGGGGAACGTGGGACTGCTCAAGCACGCCTCGAACGTCCCCGGCTGCGCGCAGGCGATCGAGGACGTGTTCCGGGCGGCGGGCTACCCCGAGGACGTCTTCCAGACGCTGCTGATCCCCTCCGATCTGGTCGCCGGCGTCATCGAGGACGACCGCGTCGAGGCCGCGACGGTCACCGGCAGCGGCCCGGCCGGCCGCGCCGTGGCTTCGACGGCGGGCGACCAGCTCAAGAAGTCCGTCCTCGAGCTGGGCGGGAGCGACCCGTTCGTCGTCCTCGACGACGCCGACATCGAGGCCGCGGCCGAGACGGGCGCGTGGGCGCGCAACCAGAACGGCGGCCAGTCCTGCATCGCCGGCAAGCGCTTTCTGGTCCACACCGACGTCTACGACGAGTTCCTCGAGGCCTTCGTCGACGAGGTCGAGTCGTTGACCGTCGGCGATCCGACGGACGAGGCGACGGACATCGGCCCGCAGGCCCGCGCGGACCTCATGGACGAGCTTCACGCACAGGTCGAAGCGAGCGTCGAAGCCGGTGCCGAGTTGCTCACCGGCGGCGAACCGCTGGACCGAGAGGGCGCGTTCTACCCGCCGACCGTCCTCGCGGACGTTCCGGAGGGCTGTCCGGCCGACAGCGAGGAGACGTTCGGCCCGGTCGCCGCGGTCTACGAGATCGACGACGAGGACGCTCTCGTCGCCAAGGCCAACGACACCGAGTTCGGCCTCGGGGCGAGCGTCTGGACCGAAGACCGCGAGCGCGGCCGGCGGCTCGCCCGCGAAATCGAGGCCGGCTGCGTCTACGTCAACCAACTCGTCAAGTCCGACCCGCGGGTTCCCTTCGGCGGCGTCGCCGAGTCGGGCTACGGCCGCGAACTCGCTCGCGAAGGCATGCTCGAGTTCGTCAATCGGAAGACGGTCTGGGTCGAGTGAACCGCTGAGGCACCTGCCCGGACCGACTCGACTGTCCCGTCCGTGTCCCTGACTCTCCTGACGACCAACATATACGTGGCTCGAGCCGAAACGGTTCGAACGGAGCCATGACGCCGAGCGTCTCCCGCAGGCGACTTCTCACGGCCAGTTGTGGTGCAGTCGTCGCAGGAACCGCCGGCTGTCTCGCCCGATCGGCGGGTTCGGAGCCGCCGAACCCGACCGAATCGACGGCCGCGAGTGCGGCCGACAACGCGTACGGAACCGTGTACGAGGACGCGATCGACTCGGTCGTCGAGGTACGGACCCCGCAGGGTAGCGGGACCGGGTTCGCGTTCGACGACGGCCACGTCGTCACGAACGCTCACGTGGTCGGAAACGCGAGCGCCGTCGAGGTTCGGTTTTCCGACGGGCAGTGGCGGTCCGGATCGGTCGCGGGGACGGATCCCCACAGCGATCTGGCCGCCGTCGAGATCGAGGACCGGCCGTCGGCGGCGACGCCGCTTCCCTTCGTCGACGAGTCGCCGGCCGTCGGCCGCGAGGTCGTCGCGATCGGCAACCCCTTCGATCTCGAGGGCACGGTCACGACGGGGATCGTCAGCGGCGTCGACCGATCGATCCCGGCACCGACCGGCTACAGCATCCCCGACGCGATCCAGACCGACGCCGCGGTCAACCCGGGCAACAGCGGCGGTCCGCTGATGACCCTCGAGGGCGCGGTCGCCGCGGTCGTCAACTCCGGCGGCGGGGACAA containing:
- a CDS encoding NOP5/NOP56 family protein; amino-acid sequence: MNDRSVTSAGWFADIDPADVEAATEAIREKTAEEPRDWPAEAVDAGFADDEADYYTKLHESTVESTREAVRERETADDQQLKHSIRAMDDCERTANELAERLAEWAGTVDPDAGTGVEYARELASGEAGDDLEEPAVRSLAERVAGLADEADDLREFVQRRTPAVAPNLSALADPVLAARLISLAGGLEELAKKPSGTVQVLGAEDALFAHLRGHAPSPKHGIIYTHDAVRGTNPGERGSAARAVAGKLAIAARVDHYSGELKPELEAELAERIETIQARNADSDVGDDAATDGGADDE
- a CDS encoding fibrillarin-like rRNA/tRNA 2'-O-methyltransferase; the encoded protein is MSEDLPTGVQRRTFDGAERLATRGEPVYGEPTDVQQTESAAAHQNSESSEDGEWRAWNPNRSKLGAMLELGMDTGLAGGETVLYLGAASGTTVSHVADFAGPTYAVEFAARPARDLLEAAESRERLFLLLKDARKPETYAHVVESDVDVIVQDVATRGQARVALENRQFLAEDGRLLLAVKARSEDVTREPEAVFEDVRTELEEGYEIVEAERLERYHTDHLGVVARPL
- a CDS encoding fatty acid--CoA ligase, whose protein sequence is MSEHPTIGDTLEGTVDRHPDQDAIVYPRKDQRWTFAEFDERVNRLANALLEAGIEQGDRVATVLYNGSEMALTVYACAKIGAVFTPLNFRLPAGEIEYIVTDAEAELVLFEADTREAVEGAKPDLETVSEYVFIDDDREAAPDYARGFYDLLESGSAERPDVRVAEDDVYAFIYTSGTTGRPKGVVHEHRDMVEHNLLCIAEGKMTRDDVGLSVMPLYHCAELHCNLFPRVHRGATSVIHHEFDPEAALEAVAEHGVTLLFAAPTAWNALSITAAEADVDVSSLRLGLYGAAPMPEQVLENCREHLCEDYLQAYGMTEIGPAGVFQPPEDQLSKQGSAGLPALNHRLRIVEPDAEPDAEVEPSEIGEILIASPCTMREYWNRPEATAESLREADGTTWYYTGDLGYRDDDGYLYVVDRKDDMIVSGGENVYPAEVEDALFAHDAVAEAAVVGEPDDEWGERVAAYVVADGVEASDLDAFVRESDQLADFKRPRTYYFVDELPKNPSGKVQKFKLREDETADEPEPETVTS
- a CDS encoding glutamate--cysteine ligase, which codes for MERGSRESFTRMGTVGIEEECFVVDEDGRPTSGTDDLVYEHDPPEILEGRLDHELFKFVIETQTPLIEDPDDARDALLAIRQALVDHAEAHGYRIAAAGLHPLAKWQELEHAEKPRYRAQLDRIQYPQHRNTTAGVHVHVGVDDADKAVWIANELRWYVPIMLALSANSPYWNGFDTGLQSARAKIFEALPNTGMPTHFEDFEAFDRFERRMLETDSINDRGELWYDVRPHTAHGTVELRTPDSQADPGVVLAFVEYAHALVEALAEAYEDGATGHDHRRELLDENKWRAIRYGQDASFIDRDLEGTVDLGEVVDRECERLGIDGIKRVYERESGADRQRRLLEDEGPDALCDSLFLQTE
- a CDS encoding helix-turn-helix domain-containing protein, which encodes MSFDDTDEGPVDGDGDEPLEDRDVVEPGTERRSPTVEELDQRLIDLLSWILDTETRAKIYVFLLANQGSTSEEVAKGTGLYPSTVREALAELHEEERVTREKRENEGAGNNPYEYTAIQPSELVGGVVDQVQAELNTIFALDRIVDRETPPDLEAEAEPVTITIDDTAPILESDESDETDTDVIEFEDETDTDTVGTDADGPADGDE
- a CDS encoding M24 family metallopeptidase, producing the protein MDKRDRLEAHLESNGLDSVWFARPNAFAWLTGGNNVVDREGDTGVAAVGYDGAEITLVANNIEADRIAAEELPDLEADAVSVVEFPWHASSLAAAIADRVGPDERAAADIEVPGLERVDPTALRQPLTERDRERYRDLGEETATAVESVCRELQRGDTEHEVASALRVALSARNIETPVVLVGGAERVQRYRHYTPTEAELGDYVLVSVTAERGGLHASCTRTVAFDPPAWLEERHRAAARVETTALAATRVAAVGGDVDGSDGGTGDTAGDVFGAIQDAYDAVGYEGEWRHHHQGGAAGFAGREWIATPGHDAPVEAPMAYAWNPTVRGAKSEDTALVTDDGIELLTATDRWPTVTAAAVDRDLELERPVPLVREA
- a CDS encoding COX15/CtaA family protein gives rise to the protein MSYDNHTPDSRFRSLIDRFGFPHLLTATLALVATTILLGIAAKATGSGLACEANWPQCDAGPFNLFPANLPSFYEWFHRFVAMFAGFAIIGSAIAAWRLPDIDRKIAGLVVLGMVLTPVQVALGRETVTTYTMNILSLHFWTAVLIFTLFLVATVLVWAHRLTGRHVTAALVLGLVALPAHVVLSPVVGSGISSYSPTMQMAQYGVTLTLLGAAIVAAMVGRRRLSGRTVVPLLAAPPIVVAVLFFGRQAVNPALEVPYLVAVAVSLVTFLAGLAFARGADSAGGDADALSP
- a CDS encoding metal-dependent hydrolase gives rise to the protein MYQVGHYGGALTAYAPLGTIVALGGYGEVAIVGGLVCVSLSTLPDYDHRLPLVDHRGPTHTIPFALLVGVGLATMTAALVDASSAFADAGFVTFAFLVGLVSVGSHLFVDALTPMGVRPFWPLSRRRYSLEVTTAANPLANYGLLGLGVGSILAGVATVMVLG
- a CDS encoding uracil-DNA glycosylase family protein, whose product is MRNVTDRTSNPFGLRAPFDRSDPGDRPAVFGYGDANADFHVIGDYPGVHGGETTGVPFTETEAGLAVQDVVRAVGFASGPRDEPVLENCFWSYVHPCSLPAGETPTDDDYDDLERFFDAELRAINAHILLPVGARPTDRVLREYTTQRRRYDDPLEMAALHASEIRGRGFLVVPIRDPREWGDGDREAIVARLEALLESDYRQTKGVATTVG
- a CDS encoding cupin domain-containing protein, encoding MPEVTSLERLDDAPHAEVFDDQTPRTVRLELTEDQRVPEHRHSESNVVLYLLEGAVELTLGDEVYDLEPGDVARFDGDHDISPYAREASTALLVFAPKTDDSS
- a CDS encoding NAD-dependent succinate-semialdehyde dehydrogenase, yielding MEVINPATGERERTIEAQTESDVDDALERATAAYEAWRDRPIREREELLAAAGDVLRENKREYAETMTREMGKPISQGIAEVEKCAWVCDHYAEHGSAYLSADGHPSPAGSSVETVYDPLGPVLAVMPWNFPFWQVFRFAAPHLTAGNVGLLKHASNVPGCAQAIEDVFRAAGYPEDVFQTLLIPSDLVAGVIEDDRVEAATVTGSGPAGRAVASTAGDQLKKSVLELGGSDPFVVLDDADIEAAAETGAWARNQNGGQSCIAGKRFLVHTDVYDEFLEAFVDEVESLTVGDPTDEATDIGPQARADLMDELHAQVEASVEAGAELLTGGEPLDREGAFYPPTVLADVPEGCPADSEETFGPVAAVYEIDDEDALVAKANDTEFGLGASVWTEDRERGRRLAREIEAGCVYVNQLVKSDPRVPFGGVAESGYGRELAREGMLEFVNRKTVWVE
- a CDS encoding S1C family serine protease, with protein sequence MTPSVSRRRLLTASCGAVVAGTAGCLARSAGSEPPNPTESTAASAADNAYGTVYEDAIDSVVEVRTPQGSGTGFAFDDGHVVTNAHVVGNASAVEVRFSDGQWRSGSVAGTDPHSDLAAVEIEDRPSAATPLPFVDESPAVGREVVAIGNPFDLEGTVTTGIVSGVDRSIPAPTGYSIPDAIQTDAAVNPGNSGGPLMTLEGAVAAVVNSGGGDNVGFGISAALTERVVPELVEDGAYDHSFLGVSFTDVTPAVASANDLADRGGLLVVDVVDGGPAAGVLEPSTGTEYTGRGRVPVGGDVLLAADGPTLATKEDLGSYLALETRPGDTVELTVGRDGTEWSVSLELGTRPARRGPYR